The Candidatus Glassbacteria bacterium region TACCATGTGGGTGATCCGGTTGCCGCCTTCGTGGTAGCTGATCCCGGTAATCTTGTCCGGGCTGCGATAGTCGAAATCGATGACGTCCATGCCCTTGTCGATATGCAGCGGCCGCGGGACACCGTCGGCGCCGACCCGGCCCCAGTCGTTGAGACGGTAAGTCATGTCGGAGTTCTGCTCGATTTCGAGGATCACCGTGTTCTCGCAGATTGCATGGACAACGCCGGTGGGCATGAAAATGAAATCGCCGGAAGACACCTTAAAACGGCGCACCATCGTTTCCAGCCCCTGGCTTGTTTCCAGGGCGCGGCGGAAAGCCTCCGGCTCCACTGTGGGCTGAAGGCCCCTGATCAGTTCCGCGCCTGGATCGGCGTGGACCACGTACCAGCATTCTGTTTTGCCGTTTTCACCGTCGTGCTCGTGGGCGTAGTTGTCGGCCGGGTGGACCTGCACGGAGAGCAGCCGGCGGGCGTCGATAAACTTGGTCAGCAGCGGGAAAGTCTCGCCGGGGCCGGGCGCGCGGCCGGCGAGCTCCAGCGGGCGGTCATCGTAGATCTGCTTGAGTCTCACGCCCCGCAGCGGCCCGTTGAGCGGATGGGTGATATCGTCGCGATAAACCGACAGCTCCCAGCTTTCGCCGATCAGCCCGTCGGGGAGGTCCTTGTTCAGCAAGTCCTGCATCGCTCTGCCGCCCCAGATTTTATCCTTGAAGATCGGGGCGAGTTTCATCGGGTACAGTGGATTATCGCTCATTTTCCCTTTCCGGATCACGGATTGTATAAACCCTTGCGGGCGACGCGTGCGTCGCCCCTACGTCTGGTCTAAAACATCCCCACAGATTAAGGCAAACACGTTTTCCAGCAGTTCCTCCACGCCCTGGCCGGACTGCGAGGAGGTCGGCAGGATTTGTTCGCGGGCAACCGCTCCGCCCAGGGAGCGGACCAGCTTATCGACAGCTTGGTTCTGCCTGGCGCGTTTGAGCTTGTCGGCCTTGGTCAGCGCAATCATCAGCGGCAGCCCTTTTTCGGCCAGCGAGAGCAGCATCGCCCGGTCGATGTCGGTCAGGTCGCGACGGATATCGAGCAGGCAGACCACGCCGCGCAGGGCCTCGTTACCGGCCATGTAACGCTTCACCATCAGCTCCCAGCGCTGTTTGACCTCCACCGGCAGCTTGGCGAAACCGTAGCCCGGCAGGTCGACAATGTAGAACTGCCCGTTGATTTTAAACAGGTGGATCTTTCTGGTTTTGCCGGGAGTGGAACTGATGGGAGCCAGTTTGCGGCGGCCGAGCATACGGTTGATCAGGCTGGATTTGCCCACGTTACTGCGGCCGGTGAACGCAACCTGGGGCAGGTCAGCCGGCGGCACGGTGTCTCGCGGGCCGAAAGTTCCCGCCGGCTCGATGGAGGTGATTCTGGCGGTTTCTCCTGTCATTGCCTGCTTCCATCGAAACGGCGGGAGTTAACGGGTTAGCCCGGGAACGAGTGGCTCAGTGCCTGATCCCGTCCGGCTGCTGGCTGTCAGCGCCGGCGGAGGCGGTGAGTTTCCTGCCCGCGCCGGGCGACGGCAGAGCCGCGGTCAGAGCTATTTCCAGAACCTCGTCGACCGTGTCCACAAACTCTATCTCGATCTTGCTCTTGACTTCCCTGGGCAGTTCATCAAGGTCCTTGCGGTTGCGCAGCGGCCAGATCACTTTTTTGACGCCCGCCCGCAGGGCCGCGACTGTTTTCTCGTTAAGCCCGCCGACCGGCAGCACCCGGCCGCGCAGGGTTATCTCGCCGGTCATCGCCACGTTGCGTTTGACCGGGATGCCTGTCAGGGCGCTGACCACGGCCGTGGCGATCGCCACTCCGGCCGAGGGGCCGTCCTTGGGGGTTGCGCCCTCGGGCACGTGGATATGGAAATCGAGATTCTTATAGAAATCAGCCTCGAGGCCGAACTGCTCGTAGCGGCTGCGCACGAATGTCATCGCCGCCTCGGCCGACTCTTTCATCACATCGCCGAGCTTGCCGGTCAGCAGCAGACGGCCCTTGCCTTTGACCGGGGCCACCTCGATGTGCAGGATACTGCCGCCGGCTCCGGTCCAGGCCATCCCGTTGGCCAGGCCCACCCGCGATTTCTCCTCCAACTCGGTATCGAGAAAGCGGGGCGCGCCGAGGAACCTTTTCAGCGAACGCGAAGAGACTTTCACCGGCAGTTTCGGTTTGCCGCTGCCGGCAAGCTTACGGGCCACTTTGCGGAAGATCGCGCCGATCTCGCGCTCCAGGTTTCGTACTCCGGCCTCGCGGGTGTAGCTTTCGATCATCGTGGAGAGCGCGTTATCATTGAACTTCACCTTGCTCTTTCTAATCCCGTGCTGTTCGAGCTGCTTGGGCAGCAGGAAGCGCCGGGCGATTTCCATCTTCTCGTTGTGCAGGTAGCCGGGCAGGCGGATAATCTCCATCCGGTCGCGCAGCGGCTCGGGGATATTCTGCTCGTAGTTGGCCGTGGTGATGAACATCACTTTCGACAGGTCGTAATCAACCTCGAGGTAATGATCCACGAACTGGTTGTTCTGCTCCGGGTCGAGCACTTCGAGCATGGCGCTCGACGGGTCGCCGCGGAAATCGCTGGAGAGCTTGTCGATCTCGTCGATCAGCAGCACGGGATTGACCACTCCGGCCCGTTTCATCGCCTGGACAATCTTGCCCGGCATGGCGCCGATATAGGTCCGGCGGTGGCCGCGAATCTCGGCCTCGTCGCGCACTCCGCCGACAGAGATCCGCACCAGTTTACGTCCCAGCGCCCGCGCGACACTCTTGCCCAGCGAAGTCTTGCCCACCCCGGGAGGCCCGACGAAGCAGAGGATCGGTCCCTTGAGTTCGCCAACCAGCTTGCTGACCGCGATAAATTCTATAATGCGTTCTTTGGGTTTTTCGAGGCCGAAATGATCCTCGTCCAGAATCCTGGCTACTTTCTCCACGCCGAGCTTGTCGCCGGTGGATTCATTCCACGGCAGGCTGATCATCCAGTCGAGATAGTTGCGCACCACCGTGGCCTCGGGGCTCATCATGCTCATCCGCGCGAGTTTTGCAATTTCCTTTTCGACCTTGTTACGGACTTCCTCGGGGAGTCCTTTTTTCCGCACCTGTTCGCGGAGTTCCTCGATTTCGTCGTACTCGTCATCGTCCTGGCCCAGCTCGCGATGGATCGCCTTGAGCTGTTCCTGGAGGTAGAACTCACGCTGGTTCTTGTAGATCTGGCGCTTGACGTCGTCGTCGATCTTGCGCTCCAGCCGCAGGATTTCCATCTCGGCGTTGAGGTACTGGCACAGCAGCTCGAAATGGCGGATCAGCGAATCGGCGGCCAGCAGGCGCTGTTTTTCGGTCATGCCCACCAGCAGGTGGCCGGCGACAATGTAGCCCAGCCGGATAGTGGAATCCACGTTCTGGATCGAGACCATCAGCTCGTCGGGCAGACGGGGATTGAGCTTTACATACTCCTCGAAC contains the following coding sequences:
- a CDS encoding mannose-6-phosphate isomerase; amino-acid sequence: MSDNPLYPMKLAPIFKDKIWGGRAMQDLLNKDLPDGLIGESWELSVYRDDITHPLNGPLRGVRLKQIYDDRPLELAGRAPGPGETFPLLTKFIDARRLLSVQVHPADNYAHEHDGENGKTECWYVVHADPGAELIRGLQPTVEPEAFRRALETSQGLETMVRRFKVSSGDFIFMPTGVVHAICENTVILEIEQNSDMTYRLNDWGRVGADGVPRPLHIDKGMDVIDFDYRSPDKITGISYHEGGNRITHMVSCRYFSAAILELESTFRLDTGGRSFAVLTVVEGAMNVTGEDGEEEVAAIKGDTVLVPAEPSGATLTPQRSCKVVMAWIDPTHKRFIEPLLRRGEKMDEIEKLIFR
- a CDS encoding YihA family ribosome biogenesis GTP-binding protein; translation: MTGETARITSIEPAGTFGPRDTVPPADLPQVAFTGRSNVGKSSLINRMLGRRKLAPISSTPGKTRKIHLFKINGQFYIVDLPGYGFAKLPVEVKQRWELMVKRYMAGNEALRGVVCLLDIRRDLTDIDRAMLLSLAEKGLPLMIALTKADKLKRARQNQAVDKLVRSLGGAVAREQILPTSSQSGQGVEELLENVFALICGDVLDQT
- the lon gene encoding endopeptidase La → MVEKHKLTFVKDGEVLHTPDVLPVLPLRDVVVFPYMVTPLMVGRPSSVAGIETAMLGDRLIVLTAQKDGDQENPGGGDLYRVGVMAKILQTMRLPDGTLKILTEGLEPVDIRRFIPGKDYLRARFEIHPFHAPETKQLEALSRKALTLFEEYVKLNPRLPDELMVSIQNVDSTIRLGYIVAGHLLVGMTEKQRLLAADSLIRHFELLCQYLNAEMEILRLERKIDDDVKRQIYKNQREFYLQEQLKAIHRELGQDDDEYDEIEELREQVRKKGLPEEVRNKVEKEIAKLARMSMMSPEATVVRNYLDWMISLPWNESTGDKLGVEKVARILDEDHFGLEKPKERIIEFIAVSKLVGELKGPILCFVGPPGVGKTSLGKSVARALGRKLVRISVGGVRDEAEIRGHRRTYIGAMPGKIVQAMKRAGVVNPVLLIDEIDKLSSDFRGDPSSAMLEVLDPEQNNQFVDHYLEVDYDLSKVMFITTANYEQNIPEPLRDRMEIIRLPGYLHNEKMEIARRFLLPKQLEQHGIRKSKVKFNDNALSTMIESYTREAGVRNLEREIGAIFRKVARKLAGSGKPKLPVKVSSRSLKRFLGAPRFLDTELEEKSRVGLANGMAWTGAGGSILHIEVAPVKGKGRLLLTGKLGDVMKESAEAAMTFVRSRYEQFGLEADFYKNLDFHIHVPEGATPKDGPSAGVAIATAVVSALTGIPVKRNVAMTGEITLRGRVLPVGGLNEKTVAALRAGVKKVIWPLRNRKDLDELPREVKSKIEIEFVDTVDEVLEIALTAALPSPGAGRKLTASAGADSQQPDGIRH